A genomic window from Rhodococcus sp. KBS0724 includes:
- a CDS encoding FAD-binding protein → MVSWNEECDVLIAGSGGGGLTGAYTGAREGLEVILVEATDKFGGTTAYSGGGGVWFPCNPVLRRAGTDDTIEDALEYYHAVVGDRTPRELQDTYVRGGAPLIEYLEQDENLEFEMRPWPDYFGKAPKARLDGQRHIVPRPISAAEVGDLRTSMRGPLDTERLGAPLPDVLVGAQSLIGRLLKAIAKYPNAALRLDAPLVELVVEEGVVVGAIVDHPGGRRAIRARKGVLLAAGGFEGNDELRLKYGVPGIARDTVSPPGNLGAAHQAGMAVGADIDLMGEAWWAPGMTHPDGRSVFALWFTGGIFVNQDGKRFVNESSAYDRIGRDVIDQMKDGSVNLPYWMIYDDKEGARPPVRATNVSMVETEKYEAAGLWHTADTLEELAEKIGVPADHLVATVERFNTMVAEGVDEDFGRGDEAYDRAFTNGESPLVAIDRGPYHAATFGISDLGTKGGLRTDTAARVLDTAGNPIPGLYAAGNTMAAPSGTVYPGGGNPIGTSMLFSHLAALDMAGRKV, encoded by the coding sequence ATGGTCAGTTGGAACGAAGAATGTGACGTGTTGATAGCGGGTTCGGGAGGCGGCGGCCTCACCGGTGCATATACCGGGGCACGAGAAGGACTCGAGGTGATCTTGGTCGAGGCCACTGACAAGTTCGGAGGCACCACTGCCTACTCCGGCGGCGGTGGTGTGTGGTTCCCATGCAACCCGGTCCTTCGGCGTGCCGGCACCGACGACACGATCGAAGACGCGCTCGAGTACTACCACGCGGTGGTTGGCGACCGCACCCCGCGCGAACTGCAGGACACGTATGTCCGTGGTGGAGCACCGTTGATCGAATACCTCGAACAGGATGAAAACCTCGAGTTCGAAATGCGGCCGTGGCCTGACTATTTCGGTAAAGCGCCCAAGGCCAGACTCGACGGCCAGCGGCACATCGTCCCGAGGCCGATTTCGGCAGCAGAAGTGGGGGACCTCCGCACATCAATGCGAGGACCTCTCGACACGGAACGTCTCGGGGCTCCGCTACCCGACGTGCTGGTCGGGGCCCAGTCGCTCATCGGGCGACTGCTCAAGGCAATTGCGAAGTATCCCAATGCCGCCCTGCGGTTGGACGCACCACTTGTCGAGCTCGTGGTGGAGGAGGGTGTTGTCGTCGGAGCGATTGTCGATCACCCCGGCGGGCGCCGCGCCATTCGGGCTCGAAAAGGCGTGCTTCTCGCGGCCGGCGGCTTCGAGGGCAACGATGAGCTCCGACTGAAGTACGGCGTGCCCGGCATCGCCCGCGACACCGTGAGCCCACCGGGCAACCTCGGCGCGGCGCACCAGGCTGGAATGGCAGTCGGTGCCGACATCGACTTGATGGGTGAAGCCTGGTGGGCTCCGGGGATGACTCATCCGGACGGCCGCTCGGTGTTTGCACTGTGGTTCACCGGCGGCATCTTCGTCAATCAGGACGGCAAACGGTTCGTCAACGAGTCGTCGGCCTACGACCGCATCGGCCGTGACGTCATCGACCAGATGAAGGATGGCTCAGTCAACCTGCCGTACTGGATGATCTACGACGACAAGGAAGGCGCGCGTCCGCCGGTTCGGGCCACCAACGTCTCCATGGTCGAGACCGAGAAATACGAGGCGGCCGGCCTGTGGCACACAGCTGACACCCTCGAGGAACTCGCCGAGAAAATCGGCGTGCCGGCCGATCACCTGGTCGCGACTGTCGAGCGGTTCAATACGATGGTCGCCGAGGGGGTCGACGAAGACTTCGGCCGCGGCGACGAGGCCTACGATCGCGCGTTCACAAACGGTGAATCACCCCTGGTGGCAATTGATCGTGGCCCCTACCACGCAGCCACTTTCGGCATCTCCGACCTCGGCACCAAGGGAGGGCTGCGGACCGACACCGCCGCGCGGGTACTCGACACCGCCGGAAATCCGATTCCGGGCCTCTACGCGGCAGGCAACACGATGGCCGCACCCAGCGGCACCGTTTATCCGGGCGGCGGAAACCCGATTGGAACCAGCATGCTCTTCAGTCACCTCGCCGCGCTCGACATGGCCGGCCGTAAGGTTTGA
- a CDS encoding GntR family transcriptional regulator: MKARPDSVRRTRDLLRAAVLRGDFVDGILPGESELVGSYSVTRGIVREVLTLLRDEGLIARTQGVGTHVVAPTAHRRLEDIQGVAELKSDNLFDGRLRLTSFDSTVISAPGAASRALEVTTGTPCLRVDYAAGTVNGDVDVAATNYVLFPEAQRLIDTPFVVDWYAYLASAGVKIGGSDFTVSAVLSDETLASVLRTTVGAPLLLLEQTVRDTSGRIFNYAIAHARPDRLRVVSHSVRGAATFDRTSVPERGERPNRIR; the protein is encoded by the coding sequence ATGAAGGCAAGACCTGATTCGGTTCGACGAACAAGGGATCTTCTCCGGGCAGCAGTGCTGCGTGGAGATTTTGTTGACGGCATCCTTCCTGGGGAGAGCGAACTCGTAGGCTCCTACTCGGTGACTCGGGGGATCGTTCGCGAAGTTCTGACGCTCCTGCGGGACGAAGGTTTGATCGCCCGGACTCAGGGCGTAGGGACGCACGTAGTCGCCCCTACAGCGCACAGGCGACTCGAAGACATTCAAGGAGTCGCAGAATTGAAGAGCGACAATCTCTTCGACGGGAGATTGCGTCTGACATCCTTCGACAGCACAGTGATCTCAGCGCCCGGTGCTGCATCGAGGGCGCTTGAGGTGACAACAGGAACACCATGTTTGCGCGTGGACTACGCGGCGGGCACGGTCAATGGGGATGTAGACGTCGCGGCTACTAACTACGTGTTGTTCCCGGAAGCGCAGCGATTGATCGACACTCCCTTCGTTGTCGACTGGTACGCCTATCTCGCGAGTGCGGGAGTGAAAATCGGCGGGTCTGATTTCACGGTCAGCGCGGTGCTCTCGGATGAAACTCTCGCGTCAGTATTGCGAACCACTGTGGGTGCGCCCTTGCTGTTGTTGGAACAAACCGTCCGGGACACATCGGGACGAATCTTCAACTACGCGATAGCCCACGCACGGCCCGACCGCCTGAGGGTCGTTTCCCATTCTGTGCGGGGCGCAGCCACTTTCGACAGGACGTCTGTCCCTGAACGAGGGGAAAGACCGAACCGAATTCGGTGA
- a CDS encoding maleylpyruvate isomerase N-terminal domain-containing protein: MTNFEQDRDLLIRLWRMWAKRAAELSDEQWTADTRLPGWNVRDVYVHVTPDVMIAMLDAPLGDGDAKITSAAEMLRVFNADPATAKPMHEQLAEIVRQMAADVDREVIVQRFDTELPEAFEGLTGLSRASVIAHPILESVSLGAFLDMAILESTVHWLDVIAAVGGPEPESMALERAREVLAAVPDTLAFVEAATGRSRAAVLPVMR; this comes from the coding sequence GTGACGAATTTCGAGCAGGATCGTGATCTCCTGATCCGACTGTGGCGGATGTGGGCCAAGCGCGCTGCGGAACTGTCGGACGAGCAGTGGACTGCCGATACCCGCCTACCAGGCTGGAATGTTCGAGACGTGTACGTGCACGTCACCCCTGACGTCATGATCGCGATGCTCGACGCGCCCCTCGGCGACGGTGACGCGAAGATCACGAGTGCTGCGGAGATGCTCCGTGTCTTCAATGCCGACCCGGCGACAGCAAAACCGATGCACGAACAGCTCGCTGAAATAGTCCGACAGATGGCGGCTGACGTCGATCGAGAAGTTATAGTTCAACGGTTCGATACCGAACTGCCGGAGGCGTTCGAAGGACTCACCGGGCTCAGTCGCGCCAGCGTGATTGCTCACCCGATCTTGGAGTCGGTCTCACTCGGTGCCTTCCTCGACATGGCAATCCTCGAATCGACGGTCCACTGGCTCGACGTCATTGCTGCAGTGGGTGGGCCCGAGCCCGAATCGATGGCTCTCGAGCGTGCCAGGGAAGTCTTGGCTGCAGTGCCCGACACGTTGGCATTCGTCGAGGCTGCCACGGGACGTTCGCGCGCGGCCGTGCTGCCGGTGATGCGGTAA
- a CDS encoding GNAT family N-acetyltransferase, which translates to MDRLGRASDLDRNGDGVLAAAYVCGSVVGVAGWRQSGQRIELLHIATAMAYRKQRVAQTLVDWLQGRSPESEIVAETYRDAVGFYEATGFMVCSLGYKYPGVERFEVVRQPASR; encoded by the coding sequence GTGGACCGTCTCGGCAGAGCATCTGACCTCGATCGGAATGGAGATGGCGTTCTCGCTGCGGCGTATGTCTGCGGGAGTGTCGTCGGCGTTGCGGGTTGGCGACAGAGTGGGCAGAGAATCGAACTGCTGCACATCGCCACTGCGATGGCATACAGAAAGCAACGTGTTGCCCAAACACTGGTCGACTGGCTGCAGGGTCGTTCGCCTGAATCGGAAATTGTCGCCGAAACCTATAGGGACGCAGTCGGATTCTACGAGGCGACTGGGTTTATGGTGTGTTCACTTGGATACAAGTATCCAGGCGTCGAGCGTTTCGAGGTGGTACGCCAACCGGCGTCGCGATAA
- a CDS encoding DUF6578 domain-containing protein, with amino-acid sequence MTRQRALVVQIDEVAIEDGEIAPPRLGDVIEFPLRFVEHPATVADTVTICVLLEASNHDPVFQYTGHDSPRRWEWSGLLRGDGWTASLRGFTPRTGHVELTGRFYGVMGYNTPSYVRGRVTRVQLVSERYRRPPENHGWNIVPGHRTFRDVEVAPRFFDNDMFMRDDLFEVDRGVGVLVDLDLDDVPPVPARPSIVPGDVSASGETLWVIDSQLPIVVSIDPDHVAHEHVLPGPIGQSRHLWATPTGCWVGGNDGLYRCVIGEEPRRVFPHSVHQGAVIGEHFLACPSGTRWSLHTQDHEPIAVEVPDGYVSSIAVVDEFFVVLAEQRHTDAVSSYRLIRVNLSGDVTVGPELPPMQGFPRPFLAGSPLRVFRGSVAVVVLPDLTYGAVEKLGGDVRRGGQIGDFVWIIGHPPDGTSRTRWWPLPGPVDYDRTRQFWLFTLLDAGTLEPVKSTPIFATNPAVTIDNKGTIWVRGAGVQSIPAETMQWPDDLDVAALLDESRRQ; translated from the coding sequence ATGACGCGCCAACGCGCGCTTGTCGTGCAGATCGACGAAGTCGCAATCGAGGACGGCGAAATCGCGCCGCCGCGACTCGGTGACGTAATCGAATTCCCGCTCCGCTTCGTGGAACACCCCGCGACAGTTGCCGACACGGTGACGATTTGCGTTCTCCTCGAAGCAAGCAATCACGACCCGGTTTTTCAATACACCGGCCATGATTCGCCTCGCCGGTGGGAATGGAGTGGATTGCTGCGCGGTGACGGTTGGACAGCGTCATTGCGCGGTTTCACACCGCGAACCGGGCACGTCGAACTCACCGGCCGTTTCTACGGAGTGATGGGCTACAACACCCCCTCGTATGTACGTGGACGGGTGACCCGCGTGCAGTTGGTCAGCGAGCGCTACCGGCGACCGCCGGAAAATCACGGATGGAACATCGTGCCCGGCCACCGCACGTTCCGCGACGTCGAGGTGGCGCCACGTTTCTTCGACAACGACATGTTCATGCGCGACGATCTATTCGAGGTTGATCGCGGCGTAGGCGTGCTCGTGGACCTCGATCTCGACGACGTACCACCCGTGCCGGCCCGCCCGTCGATCGTTCCGGGTGACGTGTCGGCGTCGGGCGAGACGTTGTGGGTCATCGACAGTCAATTGCCAATCGTGGTGAGCATCGACCCCGATCACGTTGCCCACGAGCATGTTCTGCCCGGTCCAATCGGACAGTCGAGGCACCTGTGGGCAACCCCGACGGGATGTTGGGTGGGCGGCAACGACGGACTGTACCGGTGTGTGATCGGTGAGGAGCCTCGGAGAGTCTTTCCCCACTCGGTGCATCAGGGAGCAGTGATCGGCGAGCACTTCCTGGCCTGCCCATCCGGCACGAGGTGGTCGCTGCACACCCAGGACCACGAACCTATCGCGGTGGAAGTGCCGGACGGATACGTCAGTTCGATCGCCGTCGTCGATGAGTTCTTTGTCGTTCTGGCAGAGCAGCGACATACCGATGCAGTATCGAGCTACCGGCTGATTCGGGTGAACCTGTCCGGTGATGTGACCGTCGGTCCGGAACTGCCGCCGATGCAAGGTTTCCCTAGGCCATTTCTCGCTGGGTCACCACTTCGAGTTTTCCGCGGCAGTGTCGCGGTGGTGGTGCTTCCGGATCTGACGTACGGGGCGGTGGAGAAACTCGGAGGTGACGTCCGCCGTGGTGGTCAGATCGGGGACTTCGTGTGGATCATCGGTCACCCGCCGGACGGGACGTCGCGAACGCGATGGTGGCCGCTACCCGGCCCTGTCGATTACGACCGCACTCGCCAGTTCTGGCTTTTCACCTTGTTGGATGCGGGCACTCTCGAACCGGTGAAGAGCACACCGATTTTCGCCACAAACCCCGCGGTGACGATCGATAACAAGGGAACCATCTGGGTGAGAGGTGCCGGTGTGCAGTCGATTCCGGCGGAGACGATGCAGTGGCCGGATGACTTGGACGTAGCCGCCCTGCTCGATGAATCTCGCCGGCAGTAA
- a CDS encoding nucleotidyltransferase domain-containing protein, producing MQLNRPFATVTPTLDGDVLAVLASAEVTFTISQIQRILTMRSGEGIRKVLTRLVAQGVVLHDQVGRTNTYRLNTEHLAAEPIMALSQLNSSFLKRLEKHLDGWRKTLRYAAVFGSAATGRMKLDSDIDLFLVRAADADHDGDDAWEEQVTELARLVTAWTGNDGRVVEYTEDEFRAAAAAGEPLLRDVAKQGLTVAGTRSWFNAQLRPAAKRS from the coding sequence ATGCAGCTGAACAGACCATTCGCCACGGTAACGCCGACCCTGGACGGCGACGTACTTGCCGTCTTGGCGAGCGCGGAGGTCACGTTCACGATCAGCCAAATCCAGCGCATCCTCACCATGAGGTCCGGCGAAGGCATCCGCAAAGTCCTCACCCGCCTCGTCGCGCAGGGTGTCGTGCTGCACGATCAGGTAGGCAGGACCAACACCTACCGCCTCAACACCGAGCATCTCGCGGCCGAGCCCATTATGGCGCTGTCACAGCTGAACTCCTCCTTCCTCAAGCGCCTCGAAAAGCACCTGGACGGGTGGCGCAAGACGCTCCGGTACGCCGCAGTGTTCGGATCGGCAGCAACCGGGCGCATGAAACTCGACAGCGACATCGACCTATTCCTTGTGCGCGCCGCCGACGCCGACCACGACGGGGACGATGCATGGGAGGAACAGGTAACCGAACTCGCCCGACTGGTCACCGCGTGGACCGGCAACGACGGCCGAGTCGTCGAGTACACCGAAGACGAGTTCCGCGCCGCGGCCGCCGCCGGCGAACCCCTGCTCCGCGACGTGGCGAAGCAAGGCCTGACCGTAGCGGGAACACGGAGCTGGTTCAACGCACAACTGCGCCCAGCCGCGAAGAGGTCCTGA
- a CDS encoding helix-turn-helix transcriptional regulator: protein MDTLLHRDALSRFGYALSDSTRTQVLLSLREAPGYPSDLADQIGVSRQILSNHLACLRGCGLVVSVPEGRRTRYELADPRIRDTLGALMDLVLAVDPTLCPKSDDESCC from the coding sequence GTGGATACTTTGTTGCATCGTGACGCACTGTCGAGGTTCGGATACGCCCTGTCAGACTCGACCCGGACCCAGGTATTACTCAGCCTGCGAGAGGCTCCGGGTTATCCGTCGGACCTCGCCGACCAGATTGGGGTCTCCCGCCAGATTCTTTCGAATCACCTTGCCTGCCTGCGTGGATGCGGACTCGTGGTCTCCGTTCCTGAGGGGCGCCGGACGCGGTACGAGTTGGCCGATCCTCGGATCAGGGACACTCTCGGCGCCTTGATGGATCTCGTTCTCGCCGTCGATCCCACCTTGTGCCCGAAATCGGATGACGAAAGCTGCTGCTGA
- a CDS encoding DUF3703 domain-containing protein, whose protein sequence is MSTPTAAVRALYEREMSSAQAASGDAARWSHLERAHILSQPHPWLHTRNHLSMLNLALRQHDRREVFGQVLRIVVAAPGSLSGRYPVGNTGRTAVGLMTQMPIPADLQKVLARSHTETEDIDAATEPESTHG, encoded by the coding sequence ATGTCGACACCTACCGCTGCAGTTCGCGCACTGTACGAGCGTGAAATGTCCTCCGCGCAAGCCGCTTCCGGCGATGCGGCGCGGTGGAGTCATCTCGAGCGCGCCCATATCCTCTCTCAACCGCACCCGTGGCTGCACACCCGCAATCACCTCTCGATGCTTAATCTTGCACTACGGCAACATGATCGACGTGAGGTATTCGGGCAGGTCCTGCGTATCGTGGTCGCTGCACCCGGATCGTTGAGCGGGCGGTATCCGGTCGGTAACACCGGACGCACTGCTGTCGGGCTGATGACGCAGATGCCGATCCCTGCGGATCTGCAGAAAGTGCTGGCGCGCAGCCACACTGAAACCGAAGATATCGATGCTGCAACCGAACCTGAGAGCACTCATGGCTGA
- a CDS encoding cation-translocating P-type ATPase produces MADACCGPDLNPPATTEAHENGQRLWQVRDLQIAAAAALLLAISWLVGHTGADTAATVVALFAAVIAASTFVPNTAANLRHGRIGVGTLMTIAAVGAIALGQITEAAMLGILFSIAEGLEHYAVTKTRRGLRALLALVPPTVSVLRGGREVRIAPDELTVGDRMLVRPGERAATDGTIAAGSTSLDLSAITGESVPVEAGPGDQLHAGVINGGGAIEVDVTARASDSSLARIVHIVEEAQDRKGSGQRLADRIARPLVPAIMVLAALVAAIGALLGDPMLWIERALVVLVAASPYALAISVPLSVVAAIGAASRNGALVKGGAALEELGRITVVALDKSGTLTAGAPEVIDVVTVPGTTREQALSAAAALESRSEHPLATAILAATETVDPADDVTAVAGHGLRGTHHGAALWLGKPGWVTPGPLAADVDRLQCDGATVVLVERGGVVIAAIAVRDQLRPEAPEAIRQLAALGIETAMLTGDNHRTAQALAEQAGIGTVHAELLPEDKARLLPEIARGRHIAMVGDGVNDAPALATANVGVAMGAMGTDVAIETADIALMGEDLRHLPQVLAHARHARAVMLQNIGLSLAIIGVLIPLAATGVLGLATVVFVHELAEVLVIANAIRAARTTPLPGQPENRRTTGPVHVSMPPPRDDLGDDCCASAPRPVAARIDRQ; encoded by the coding sequence ATGGCTGACGCATGCTGCGGCCCAGACCTCAACCCGCCGGCTACAACCGAAGCGCACGAGAATGGGCAGCGACTCTGGCAGGTTCGCGACCTGCAAATAGCCGCCGCCGCAGCGCTCTTGCTGGCGATCTCCTGGCTTGTCGGACACACCGGCGCCGACACTGCAGCAACAGTGGTTGCGCTGTTCGCAGCGGTAATCGCAGCATCGACCTTCGTGCCGAATACCGCGGCGAACCTGCGCCACGGCCGCATCGGCGTCGGAACCCTGATGACGATTGCCGCGGTCGGCGCGATTGCACTCGGACAGATCACCGAAGCCGCGATGCTCGGAATCTTGTTCTCTATCGCCGAGGGCCTCGAACACTATGCGGTGACGAAAACCCGCCGCGGCCTGCGAGCACTTTTGGCGCTGGTGCCCCCGACTGTCTCGGTATTGCGCGGCGGCCGTGAAGTCAGGATCGCCCCGGACGAATTGACCGTCGGTGACCGAATGCTGGTGCGTCCCGGTGAACGCGCCGCCACCGACGGCACCATTGCGGCCGGCAGCACCAGCCTCGATCTGTCGGCGATCACCGGCGAATCAGTGCCTGTCGAAGCGGGCCCGGGTGATCAACTTCATGCAGGGGTGATCAACGGTGGCGGAGCCATCGAAGTCGACGTCACCGCCCGCGCCTCCGACAGCTCCCTCGCTCGGATCGTGCACATCGTCGAAGAAGCCCAGGACCGCAAGGGATCCGGCCAACGTCTCGCCGACCGCATCGCCCGCCCGTTGGTGCCGGCCATCATGGTCCTCGCCGCACTGGTCGCCGCAATCGGTGCACTGCTCGGTGATCCGATGCTGTGGATCGAACGCGCACTGGTGGTACTCGTTGCTGCATCGCCCTACGCGCTCGCGATCTCGGTACCGCTCTCGGTCGTGGCAGCGATCGGTGCAGCAAGCCGCAACGGTGCGCTCGTCAAAGGCGGAGCGGCACTCGAAGAACTCGGCCGCATCACCGTGGTCGCCCTCGACAAGTCCGGCACCCTCACAGCCGGAGCGCCTGAGGTCATCGACGTCGTCACCGTCCCCGGCACCACACGCGAACAAGCACTTTCGGCCGCCGCTGCACTCGAATCACGCAGCGAACACCCTCTCGCGACAGCGATTCTCGCCGCCACCGAGACCGTCGACCCGGCCGATGACGTCACCGCCGTCGCCGGACACGGACTGCGCGGCACACACCACGGCGCCGCACTATGGCTGGGGAAACCGGGCTGGGTCACCCCCGGCCCCCTTGCAGCCGATGTCGATCGACTCCAATGCGATGGCGCCACCGTTGTCCTCGTCGAACGCGGCGGCGTGGTGATCGCGGCGATCGCCGTCCGTGACCAATTGCGGCCCGAAGCGCCCGAAGCGATCCGCCAACTCGCCGCACTCGGCATCGAAACGGCCATGCTGACCGGAGATAATCACCGAACCGCACAGGCTTTGGCCGAGCAAGCCGGAATCGGCACCGTCCACGCTGAACTACTTCCCGAGGACAAGGCTCGACTCCTCCCGGAGATAGCGCGAGGCCGCCACATCGCGATGGTCGGTGACGGAGTCAACGATGCCCCCGCCCTGGCAACCGCGAACGTCGGAGTCGCCATGGGTGCGATGGGCACAGACGTCGCCATCGAAACCGCCGACATAGCCCTCATGGGGGAAGACCTTCGCCACTTGCCGCAGGTTCTCGCTCACGCCCGCCATGCCCGGGCGGTGATGCTGCAGAACATCGGCCTCTCCCTGGCCATCATCGGCGTCCTCATCCCGCTCGCCGCGACCGGCGTCCTTGGACTGGCCACCGTCGTGTTCGTCCACGAACTCGCCGAAGTTCTGGTCATCGCCAATGCGATCCGCGCCGCCCGCACTACGCCTCTACCCGGCCAACCCGAGAATCGGCGAACAACAGGCCCGGTACATGTGAGCATGCCGCCGCCTCGCGATGATCTTGGTGACGACTGCTGTGCGTCTGCACCGCGACCTGTAGCTGCGCGGATCGACCGGCAGTGA
- the aroC gene encoding chorismate synthase, whose amino-acid sequence MLRWITAGESHGPALVAMLEGMVAGVEVTSEAISSELARRRLGYGRGARMKFEADKVTIIGGVRHGFTLGGPVAIEIGNTEWPKWETIMSADPVDPDLLADQARNAPLTRPRPGHADYSGMLKYGFNDARPILERASARETAARVAAGTVARSFLRQVFGVEVVSHVISIGASEPYVGPVPEGKDLDAIDASPVRAFDKAAEESMIAEIEAAKKDGDTLGGVVEVVIHGLPVGIGTFVSGAERLDARLAAALMGIQAIKGVEVGDGFETARRRGSEAHDEIRPGPDGIVRSTNRAGGIEGGMTNGEALRVRAAMKPISTVPRALATVDMESGEEAVAIHQRSDVCAVPAAGVVAESMVALVVAQAALEKFGGDSIAETTANYRRYADGIAARPPR is encoded by the coding sequence GTGCTGCGTTGGATAACTGCTGGAGAATCCCATGGTCCCGCCCTCGTTGCGATGCTCGAGGGCATGGTCGCGGGGGTCGAAGTGACCTCTGAGGCCATCTCGTCCGAACTTGCCCGTCGTCGACTCGGCTATGGCCGTGGCGCGCGGATGAAGTTCGAGGCCGACAAGGTCACCATCATCGGTGGTGTCCGCCACGGCTTTACGCTCGGTGGCCCCGTTGCCATCGAAATCGGTAATACCGAGTGGCCGAAGTGGGAAACCATCATGTCCGCCGATCCGGTCGATCCGGATCTGCTTGCCGATCAGGCCCGCAATGCACCGTTGACGCGCCCGCGTCCCGGCCACGCCGATTACAGCGGCATGCTCAAGTACGGCTTCAACGACGCCCGCCCCATTCTGGAGCGCGCGAGTGCTCGTGAGACCGCAGCCCGTGTGGCTGCTGGAACTGTCGCTCGCTCCTTCCTCCGTCAGGTGTTCGGCGTCGAGGTTGTCTCGCACGTCATTTCCATCGGTGCTTCCGAGCCCTATGTCGGTCCGGTGCCCGAGGGCAAGGACCTGGACGCGATCGACGCGAGCCCGGTCCGCGCATTCGACAAGGCTGCCGAAGAGTCGATGATCGCCGAAATCGAAGCAGCCAAGAAGGACGGCGACACCCTTGGCGGTGTCGTCGAGGTTGTCATTCACGGCCTGCCTGTCGGCATCGGAACGTTCGTCAGTGGCGCAGAGCGTCTCGACGCTCGACTCGCCGCAGCCCTGATGGGAATCCAGGCCATCAAGGGTGTCGAGGTCGGTGACGGTTTTGAGACCGCGCGTCGCCGAGGCAGCGAAGCTCACGACGAGATCCGCCCCGGCCCGGACGGGATCGTCCGCTCCACCAACCGCGCAGGCGGCATCGAAGGCGGCATGACCAACGGCGAGGCACTGCGAGTTCGTGCCGCGATGAAGCCGATCTCAACGGTGCCGCGCGCATTGGCGACGGTCGACATGGAAAGCGGTGAAGAGGCAGTTGCCATCCATCAGCGCAGTGACGTCTGCGCGGTTCCGGCTGCCGGCGTCGTTGCGGAATCCATGGTTGCGCTTGTTGTCGCTCAAGCCGCACTCGAAAAGTTCGGTGGTGATTCCATTGCCGAGACCACAGCAAACTACCGGCGCTACGCCGACGGTATCGCAGCCCGGCCGCCTCGCTGA
- a CDS encoding shikimate kinase produces the protein MKPKAVLIGPPGAGKSTIGRRIAQALELDLVDTDAEIEKTTGRTIPEIFTHDGEPRFREIEEEVVREALASTDGIVSLGGGAILSERTRALLDGHTVIYLEISVAEGLRRTGANNHRPLLAGGDPKVKYQELMRRRRPLYRRAATIRIRTDGRSPSRVVAQLVSKLEDK, from the coding sequence ATGAAACCGAAGGCTGTACTCATCGGGCCGCCCGGCGCAGGCAAGTCGACCATCGGCCGTCGTATCGCGCAAGCGTTGGAACTCGACCTGGTCGATACCGACGCGGAGATCGAAAAGACGACCGGACGGACGATTCCCGAGATCTTCACGCACGACGGTGAGCCACGTTTTCGTGAGATCGAGGAAGAGGTGGTCCGGGAAGCGTTGGCCAGCACCGACGGCATTGTCTCGCTCGGTGGCGGGGCGATTCTGTCGGAACGCACCCGCGCATTGCTCGACGGACACACGGTGATCTATCTCGAGATCAGTGTTGCCGAAGGGCTGCGCCGGACGGGTGCCAACAATCACCGACCACTGCTGGCGGGCGGAGATCCCAAGGTGAAGTATCAGGAATTGATGCGACGCCGTCGGCCGTTGTACCGGCGCGCCGCCACCATCCGGATACGCACCGACGGTCGGAGTCCGTCACGCGTCGTCGCGCAGTTGGTGTCAAAACTTGAAGACAAATGA